ATCACTTCAACCCAATCATCAATGATATCATTGAGGAGAACGAAGAGCGTTCTTCAAAAAACAGTTCTCTTTTAGAAAGACTTAACCAGCAAAACGTAAGAAGTGCCATTGAAGACATCCGTAAGCAAAGCTCTACACTTAAAAACCTTGAAACAGAAGGCAAAATTAAAATCGTAGGAGCCAATTATGATGTTGAAACAGGTGTTGTAACATGGCTATAAGCAATTAAACTCATTAAATTTCAATTATAATTTACAGAAAATGCCATCGAATTTCGGTGGCATTTATTTTGTAACATGGTTTATACCAATAAAAGTTCGGGTTTCCCCTGATACCTTCCACCTGGAACCTACTATCTGTTTATCTATTTCCCGTTAAAAGCAGACATTGTATTATTCAAACCTGCAAAAACGAAAGAAAGACTGGCCTTAGAAAAGGTTTCAATTCTTTCTGTAAGCTTTTCTGATTCTTCTTCATTCCAGGTTCCTAATACATAATCTACCTGTCTCCCCGCAGAAAAATCCGCAGAGATACCAAAACGCAGTCTTGCATAATTTTGAGTCTGCAATACTTCATTGATATTTTTAAGCCCATTATGACCTGCATCAGACCCTTTTCCTTTCATTCTTAAAGTTCCGAAGGGAAGAGCAAGATCATCCGTAACAATCAGTACATTCTCCAAAGGAATATTTTCTTTCTGCATCCAGTATTTCACTGCATTTCCGGAAAGGTTCATATAAGTATCGGGCTTAAGAACAAAAACCTTTCTCCCTTTATGTTTTCCTTCTGCCAGCCACCCAAAGTTGGAGGTATTGAATGATACTTCAAGAGTTTCGGCTATTTTTTCGGCTACTTTAAAGCCTATATTGTGTCGTGTATTTTCATATTCTGAG
The nucleotide sequence above comes from Chryseobacterium sp. 7. Encoded proteins:
- the pth gene encoding aminoacyl-tRNA hydrolase; protein product: MKYLIVGLGNKGSEYENTRHNIGFKVAEKIAETLEVSFNTSNFGWLAEGKHKGRKVFVLKPDTYMNLSGNAVKYWMQKENIPLENVLIVTDDLALPFGTLRMKGKGSDAGHNGLKNINEVLQTQNYARLRFGISADFSAGRQVDYVLGTWNEEESEKLTERIETFSKASLSFVFAGLNNTMSAFNGK